CGCGGTGACCAACACCTGGCAGGGCGCCGCCGGCGTCGGCGGCTTCTTCGAACGGACCTTCGCTCCGATGGGGCTGCGCCGGATCTACGGCGAACTGCTGGACAACCTCGCCCGTCGAGCCAACTGAGGTTCCCCACTCGTTCGCGACGCGGCGGTGGCGGGTGACGGCGAGGGCGCCGACGCCGCGCCCGCAGCGAGCAGCGGCCGGTTCGGCGTAGCCGTTCGCGGATCATGCCGACGGTCCGGTGGTGCGCCGCAGGTCCGGCCGGGCTGCTCCTGCGGACTGGCCGTGCCGCCCGCGACTCGTCGTCCGACGCCACGGGGCGGCGCTGCGACGTGCGTGCTCCGGACCGGTCCGGCGATGCGAACCGCGGTCCGGCGGCCGGCTCGCCGAGTCGGCGATGCGTCGGCGGCCGTGGGTGATCCCTCCGAGGATGCGCGGATCTCGGGACGGGTTCGTCTCCGCGTCCGGCTAGCGACCTTGGCGACGTGATCGGCTAGCGGACGCCGCCACTCCCGCCTGCCGGTTCGGCGACCCGCGCCGCCGTGATGTCGAGTTGGCGGGCGAGGCCGTCCCGCACCTCGGTGAGAGCCTCGATCCGTTCGGTCAGGTCGGCCAGTCGTCGCCGTGCGACGTCGAGACCGGGCAGGCCGGGGCGCGCGGCGAACACGTCGCCGTCCAGGCACGGCAGGAAGAAGCGGACGTCCTCCAGCACGAGACCGAGCGAGAGCAGTCGGCGGATGTTGACCACACGGGCCACGGCAGAGTCCTCGTAGACGCGGTACCCGTTGGGCAGGCGTTCCGAGTCCAGCAGGCCCTGTTGTTCGTAGTACCTGATCGACCGCGTGCTGCAATCCGATCGTGCGGCCAGCTCCCCGATCCGCATCTCGCCCGGTCCTCCTTCGTGGTCAGGTGACGCTGCCACCGCCGTCCACCGGGAACCA
The Actinoalloteichus fjordicus DNA segment above includes these coding regions:
- a CDS encoding MerR family transcriptional regulator, translated to MRIGELAARSDCSTRSIRYYEQQGLLDSERLPNGYRVYEDSAVARVVNIRRLLSLGLVLEDVRFFLPCLDGDVFAARPGLPGLDVARRRLADLTERIEALTEVRDGLARQLDITAARVAEPAGGSGGVR